The DNA window GTCCCACGGGATCATGTGTCCGGCGTTCTCGACCTCGACGATGGCGATCTCCGGCTGCAGCGCGCGGATCTCCGCCCGGTCTTCGGGCTGAATGACGCCGCCTTTGCCCGCGGCGATCAGCAGCGTCGGCAGGGTCAGCAGCGGGTAGTCGCGGTGGCTGTCCACCTGATGAAAATCGTCGTAGGCGCGTTGGATCGCCGGCTCATAGCAGGTGTGCAACCACTCGGCTCGCAGCCGGCGCTGCTCTTCGCTCCAGGTCGGGCAGAAGGCGCGCATCTGCTCGGCGCTCATGCCCGGCAGCGACTGCCGGATCGAGTCGGCGTACCATGGCCATTGGCCGGGATAGGCGCGGCGGCCGGGGCCGGAAACCGGCGGATCGACCAGCACCAGCCGCCGCACGCCGGCGGGCCGCAAAACGGCGGCGCGCAGGGCGAAGCGGGCACCCATCGAATGGCCGAGCAGGGCGTAACTGTCCAGATTCAGCGCGGCGGCGAAGGCGTTGACGTCCTGTGCGCAGGTCTCTGCGTCATAAGCCAGTTCCGGGCCGCTGGACGACAAACCACGGCCGCGTACGTCGAGCACGTAGACGTCGTATTTTTCCCCCAGCCGCTCGGCGACGAAGCCCCAGGTGATCGCCGGGCTGGTGATGCCGGGGATCAGGAGCAGCGCCGGGCCGCGGCCGCCGTAGCGCAGATAGTGTTGGCGAATGCCGTTGGCGTGAACGTGTGCGCCGTAGAGGAAGGTGCTCATGCGGCGTTCTCCGATTTCAGCGCTTGCGCGTACAGGTCATAGCCGTAGACCCAGGCCGGATCTTCCTGGGTGCGCAGGAAGGTGTTGGCGTTGGACACCGCCTGCACCCTGGATGCGCGCTCCTTGCGGTTGGCTTCATACAGCTGGAAGGCGGTACGGTAGTCACCGAGGCCGGTTTCCTGCAGGCAGCGGGTCAGCATGGCGGCGTCTTCGATCGCCATCGCCGCGCCCTGCGCCATGTGCGGTTTCATCGGGTGGCAGGCGTCGCCGAGCAGCACCAGGCGGCCTTCGCTCCACAGCGGCAGCGGTTTGCGGTTCAGCAATGGCCATTTGGTGACCTGCTCGCTGGATTCGATCAGCGCCTGCACGATCGGGTGGTAGCCGGCAAAGGTCTCGAACATCTCTTCGCGGCTGCTGTCGATGAAGCTGCCCTGGAAATCCCAGGCCGGGTGCGGCACGCCGCTGACGTAGTAATACTCGTCGCGCCGCTGGGTGGTGTAATAGACCATCAGATGGCGATCCGCCGACCACCACTTCACGCAGTCTTCGAACGTCAGATTGTATTTTGCCAGCTTCTCGCCGCGGATCAGCGCGCGATGGGCCACCCAGCCGCTGTAGGTCGGCGCTTCCGCCCCCAGCAGATGTTCGCGGATGCGCGAGTTGATGCCGTCGGCGCCGATCACGATGTCGGCGTGGGCCGAGGTGCCGTCGACGAAGTTCAGCACCACCTCGTCACCGCGATCTTCAATCTTGCTCAGGCATTTGCCGAAGTGCAGGGTGCCGGGCTGCAGCGCGGAGAGCTGCAACGCCTGCAAATCACCGCGGTGCACCGTCACATAGGCGGCGCCGTACTCCCGGCGGGCGAAAGCGCCCAGTTCGATGCGCGACAGGTAGTCGCCGCTTTCGGCGTCGCGGCTGAACCAAAAATCGGGATGAGACGCCATCTGCTCCAACCGCTGCTCAATACCGAGACGGCGGAAAATCTTCAGGACGTTCGGCCCCATGTGAATGCCGGCGCCGAGGCGTGAGAACGCCGGGCTCTGTTCATACAGATCGACGGTAAAGCCGGCTTTTTGCAGCAGCCCGGCGGCGGCGGCGCCCCCCCGCCCGGCGCCGACGACGGCGATGCGTGGTTGTTTGCTCATCATGTTTCCCCTGTCTGTTGGCTTTTTTCAGCGTAGGCCCAACGCGTGGCTGGACGATCGATTTATAGTGTATGCACTAGATAACGCAAAGTTGCAAAAGTGTTAAATCAGATCTTGCTCACGCTAATTGACGGCGAATTACTGTTAAACTCATGTTAATCACAGGATTGCAGAGGGATGAAATAGGACTTTCTTATGATGGACATTCGCGGCTTGCTTTCCTTTGCTTTTTTGACTTAGATAAAAACGAGTGTGTTCACTTTAAATTGCTTGAGAAATAACCGCCGCCTTGCGGGCGTCGGACACCCTTGACGAGACAGGAGACAGGCCATGGCGGTCAATGAAACCCAGTTGGTACAGCTGTTCGAGCAGGTGCTTACGCTGTCGAAGGTCGATGCTTCGCAGAGCGTGGCGATTTTGAAAAGCCATTATTCCGATGCGCGCACGGTGCGTGCCGCGACCGACGCGGCGCTGCGGCTGGGCGCCAGGGTGTATGCCGTTGAGCTGCCGGCGTTCAACCATCCGCGGGCGATGGGCAACGACATGACCGCCTATTGCGGCGACACCGCGCTGACCGGCAACCTGGCGGCGCAGCGTGCGCTGGAGGCCGCCGACCTGATCGTCGATACCATGATGCTGCTGCATTCACCGGAGCAGGAGCAGATCCTGAAAACCGGCACCCGCATCCTGCTGGCGGTGGAGCCGCCGGAGGTACTGGCACGCATGTTGCCCAACGCGGAGGACAAGGCGCGGGTGCTGGCCGCCGCCGCCGTGCTGGAGCAGGCGAAGCTGATGCAGGTGACCTCCAGCGCCGGCAGTGATTTCCGCGCGCCGCTCGGGCAATACCCGACGGTGACCGAGTACGGCTATGCCGATGAACCGGGGCGCTGGGATCACTGGCCGAGCGGCTTCCTGTTCACCTGGCCGAATGAGGAGCAGGCGGAAGGGGTGCTGGTGCTGGAGGTCGGCGATATCTTGCTGCCGTTTAAAAGCTACGCGCGCGAACGCATCACGCTGGAGATCGAACAAGGGTTCGTCACCCGCATTCACGGCGGCTTCGAGGCGGAATACCTGCGCGAATACATGAAATACTTTGACGATCCGGAGGTGTACGGCATCTCGCACATCGGCTGGGGCCTGCAGCCGCGCGCCCAGTGGACGGCGATGGGCCTGCACGACAAGAACGACGGCATGTGCATGGACGCGCGCGCGTTCTACGGCAACTTCCTGTTCTCCACCGGGCCGAACACCGAAGTGGGCGGCACGCGCAAAACGCCTTGCCATATGGACATCGCGCTGCGCCGCTGCGACATCCACCTCGACGGGCAAACGGTGGTGGCGGACGGGGAAGTGGTGGCGCCGGAGGCGTCGCGCGTGCGCCGGGCGTAATCGTTGCTGCCAACGGCGGGGGTTTGTACTATTCTCGTGGATTCCATAGATGGTGAGAGTGACGCAATGACGCCCCCCGAATACCCGTCAGCCGTGAGCGGCCAACCCGAAAATTATCATTTTACCGAGCAAGTCGGGCACCTGCTGCGCAAGGTTTATCAGCGCCATGTGGCGATTTTCCAGCAAAACGTCGGCGATTCGCAGCTGACGGCGGTGCAGTTCATCACCCTGTGCGCGGTGCGCGATATGGGGCCGAGCTCGCTGACCGAGCTGGTGCAGGTGACGGCGGTGGATCAGGCCACCATACGCGGCATCGTCGAGCGGCTGAAGGCGCGCGATCTGATCACCGTGACGCCGGATCCGGTCGATCGGCGCAAGGTGGTGGTCGGCCTGACCGACGCCGGCGCCGTGCTGCTGACGGAAACGGTGCCACAGGCGGCGAAAATCACGGAGCTGACGTTCGGCACGCTCAACCCGGCCGAACGGATAGCGCTGATATTCCTGCTGAATAAAATGCTGGAAGATCCGCCCACCGGCTGATTCGCCCGCGCAACGTCGGTTGCCTGGTGGTCGGTGGCGAGAGGCCAGCCCATAAGACCATCATGTGCAGGCGGAGACGCGAACAATGGCGATATCTGAAGTGCAGTCGCCCAGGGAAGGCGCGAACACCACGCTGACGGAGCATCCGCTGATGCTGTCGGTGAACGGCGAACAGCTTCATGCGCAGGTGATGGCGGATACGCCGCTCTTGCTGGTACTGCGCAACGATCTGGCGCTCAACGGCCCGAAATACGGCTGCGGCCTGGGCGAATGCGGTGCCTGTACCGTGTTGATCGACGGCGTGGCGGCGCGCTCCTGCGTGATCCCGGCGCTCGGCGTGTCCGGCCGGGCGATCGTGACCCTGGAAGGCCTTGGCGATCGCCAGCGCCTGCATCCGGTGCAGCGTGCCTTTATCGAAGAGCAGGCGGCGCAATGCGGCTACTGCCTCAATGGCATGATCATGACCACCAAAGCCCTGTTGGATCGCAATCCCGCCCCAAGCGAGGCGGAGATCCGTCAGGCGCTGTCCGGTAACCTGTGCCGCTGCGGCACCCATCTCGAAATCCTGCGTGCGGTTCAGCGCGCCATCATTCTCTGCCGCGATGAGGACGCCCACGCCCATGACTGATTCCCGTCCCTCATCGCCGATCCAGGCCGAATTGTTGCAGCGCGACGGTGTGCTGCTGATCGTCGACAGCGTGCAACCGCCGTCGGGGCCGGTGCCCAAAGGGCAAGTTCCGGTGCTGAAGCCCAAGGAGCAAGGGCTGTTTATCGCCCTGTGCGGCAGCGGCGAAATCTATGCCTTTAACGGCCATGTCGATCTCGGCACCGGCGTGCGCACCGCGCTCGGCCAGATTGTCGCCGAAGAGCTGTACCTGCGCATGGATCAGGTGCAAATGGTGTTGGGCGATACCGAGCGCGCGCCGAATCAGGGCGCGACCATCGCCAGCGCCACGCTGCAGATCTCCGCCGTGCCGCTGCGCAACGCCGCCGCCGAAGCACGCCGTTGGCTGTTGCGCCAGGCGGCGCAGCGCTTCGATGCACCGGTGGAACAGCTGACGCTGGAGGAGGGCGTGATCCGCAGCCCGCAGGGGCAGGCGCTCAGCTACGCCGAGCTGGTGGCCGGCGGTCATGTCGAGCTGTCGATTTCCGGCGACGCGCCGCTGAAACCGCAGGCGGAGTATCGCCTGGTGGGCACCAGCGCCGCGCGCGTCGATATTCCGGCCAAGGCGACCGGCGAAACCACCTATGTACACGATATGCGCCTGCCGAACATGCTGCACGGCCGGGTGGTGCGGCCGCCCTATGCCGGGTACGACAGCGGCGAATTTGTCGGCACCAGCCTGCTGGCGGTGGATGAAACCTCGATCGCGCATATTCCCAGCATCGTCAAACTGGTGGTGATCGGCGATTTCATCGGCATTGTCGCCGAGCGCGAAGAGCAGGCGATCAAGGCGGCGCAGGCGCTGCAGGTCAGTTGGAAAGACTGGCGGCGTAATTTGCCGCAGATGACCGACGTGGCGCAGGCGCTGCGCGACAACCCGCATTCGACCCGGGTGGTGCACGATACCGGCGATGTGGACGCGGCGCTGGCGGCGGCCGACAGGCGTTTCACCCGCAGCTACCTGTGGCCGTATCAGCTGCATGCCTCGATTGGCCCTTCCTGCGCGCTGGCGGACTACCGGCCGGAGCGTCTGCAGGTCTGGTCAGGCAGCCAGAACCCGCACATGCTGCGCGCCGATCTGGCCTGGCTGCTGGAATACCCGGAAGCGCAGATCGAGATCGTTCGCATGGAGGCGGCCGGTTGCTATGGCCGCAATTGCGCCGATGACGTCTGCGCCGACGCGGCGCTGCTGTCGCGCGCGGTGGGCAGGCCGGTGCGGGTGCAGCTGACCCGCGAACAAGAACATGTGTGGGAACCGAAGGGCACGGCACAGCTGATGGAGGTGGACGGCGGGCTGGACGCCGCCGGGCACCCGGTCGCCTACGACTTTCGCACCTATTATCCTTCCAACGGCGCGCCGACGCTGGCGCTGCTGCTGACCGGCCGGGTCGAGCCGCTGCCGGTAGCCTATGAAATGGGCGACCGTACCTCGGTGCCGCCTTATGAGTATCCGGCGCTGCGCGTCAGCATCGAGGACATGGCGCCGATCGTGCGCGCCTCCTGGATGCGCGGCGTTTCCGCTTTGCCGAACACCTTCGCCCACGAATCTTATATCGATGAGCTGGCCCACGCCGCCGGCGTCGATCCGCTGGAATACCGGTTGCGCTATATCCATGACGAACGCGCCAGTGAGCTGATGCGCAGCACCGCAGAGCGCGCCGGCTGGACGCCGCATACCGAACCGATGCAGACCCCGGCGGAAGACGGCGTGCTGCGCGGGCGCGGCTTTGCCTACGCCCGTTACATCCACAGCAAGTTTCCCGGCTTTGGCGCGGCCTGGGCCGCCTGGGTGGCCGACGTGGCGATCGACAAAGCCAGCGGCGAAGTGGCGGTGACGCGCATCGTGGTTGGCCACGACGCGGGCATGATGGTCAACCCGGACGGCGTGCGCCACCAAATTCACGGCAACGTGTTGCAATCGACCAGCCGGGTGTTGAAAGAGCGCGTGACCTTTGAGGAATCGACGGTCTCCGCCAAAGAATGGGGGGCTTACCCGATCCTGACCTTCCCGGAGGTGCCGGAGGTGGACGTGGTGATGATGCCGCGCCCTTACGATCCGCCGCTGGGCGCCGGGGAGTCGGCGTCGGTGCCCAGCGCGGCGGCCATCGCCAACGCGGTGTTCGACGCCACCGGCATTCGTTTTCGCGAGCTGCCGATCACCTCGGATAAGCTGCGAGAGGCGCTGAACGGACCGGACGCCGAGCGGCAGGCCGCACCGCCCAAGAAAAAGAAGCGCGGCAAATGGTGGTTCGGCGGTGCGGCGGGGCTGTTCGGCGCGGTGCTGGGCATCGCGGGCAGCGCCTTGCCGTGGCGGACGGAGATCGCGCCGGTGGCGACGCCCGGCGCCGGCACCTGGTCGGCCGCCACCCTGGAGCGCGGCCGCCAGTTGGCCGCCGCCGGAGACTGCGCGGTTTGCCATACCGCGTCGGAAGGGGCGACCAACGCCGGCGGGCTGGCGATGGCGACGCCGTTCGGCACGCTCTACAGCACCAACATTACCCCGGACGTGGCAACCGGCATCGGCAACTGGTCATTTACCGCGTTCGATCGGGCGATGCGCCAGGGCATCGCCCGCGACGGCCGTCATCTGTATCCGGCATTTCCTTACACCGCATTCAGCAAGATGACCGACGGTGACATGCAGGCGCTGTACGCTTATCTGATGTCGCAACCGGCGGTGCGACAGAGCAATCCGGCCAATCAGATGCGCTTCCCGTTTAACCTGCGGCCGCTGATGGCCGGCTGGAACGCGCTGTTTCTGCGCCAGGGAGAATATCAACCCGATCCGCAACAAAGCGCGCAATGGAACCGCGGCGCTTATCTGGTCAACGGGCTCGGCCACTGCGCCGCCTGCCATTCGCCGCGCAATCTGCTGGGGGCGGAAAAGGGCGGCGCGGCTTTCCTGGCGGGGGGGATGGTGGACGGATGGGAAACACCGGCGCTGAATCAATTGGCCAATGCGGACAAACCCTGGACCGAGGAACAGCTGTTTCAGTACTTCCGCAGCGGGCATTCCGCCGAGCACGGCGTGGCGGCCGGGCCGATGGGGCCGGTGGTCAGTGAACTGGCGACGTTGCCGGAGAGTGATTTGCGGGCGATGGCCAACTATGTGATGTCGCTGAGCACCAAGGCGACGCTGAATGTGGAACCGCAGGTGCAGTTGGCGGCCCGCGCATTGCCGGCGGCGGGGCAACTGGCCGGCGAGCGGCTGTTTCAGGGCGCTTGCCAGGCCTGCCACAGCGCCGCCGCCGGGGGGCCGCAGCTGTTCGGCGTCAGCCCGGATCTGGCCAATAACACCAATATCTTCAGCGATCGCCCCGATAACCTGATCAAGGTGATCCTGCAAGGGATCCCCCAACCGGCCACCGCTGAATTGGGGTTTATGCCGGGCTTTAAGGACAGTTTTTCCGATCGGCAGGTGACGGCGCTGGTGAATTATCTGCGCCAACGCTATGCCGGCGACAAACCGGCCTGGCGCGACGTGGAGGCGCAGGTGGCGCGGCTGCGCGCGGAGCCGGGGAATCATTAACATTGTAAATTGTTACATTGGGTTATTGACTGGCGACGTTCATTCGGGGATTAATGTGAGCCTGATTTTTACCTTACCTATAAAAAACAGGATGTTAACATGGCATTAACCACGCACAAAATGGAAAGCGGCCTGGCCGTAACAGTTCGTTTACCTGATAACCCGGCCAAGGTTCCGGCGATTATTCTGTGTCACGGCTTCTGCGGCATTCAGGAGCTGTTGCTGCCGGCCTTTGCCGAGGCCTTCGTCAACGCCGGTTTTGCGGCGGTGACGTTTGACTATCGCGGCTTCGGCGCCAGCGAGGGTGAACGCGGGCGGCTGGTACCGGCGCTGCAGATTGAGGATATCCTGGCGGTGAGCCGGTGGGTGCAAACGCAGCCGCAGATCGACAGCGAGCGCATCGGCCTGTGGGGCACGTCGTTTGGCGGCTGCCACGTGTTCGGCGCTGCCGCGGCCGATCCGGCCATCAAGTGCGTCGTTAGCCAGTTGGCTTTCGCCGACGGGGAAACCATCGTGACGGGGAAAATGGCCGCCGACGAAAAACAGGCGTTCATCGCCACGCTGGACAAAATGGCGGAGAAGAAGCAGGCCACCGGCAAAGAGATGTTTGTCGCCGTCACCCGGGTGTTGAGCGATGACGAGTCGAAGGCGTTCTTCGAGGAGAACAAGGCGCGTTACCCGGCGATGGACATCAAGATCCCGTTCCTGACCGTGCGCGAAACGCTGCGCTATCAGCCGCGTGACAATGCGGCGCGAGTCACATGCCCGGCGCTGGTGGTGGTGGCGGGCGGCGATACCGTCAATCCGCCGGAGCAGGGCATCGCGCTGTATGAGGCAGTAGGCAGCGCGAAGAAGGCGCTGCATGTCGAGCAGAATGCGAAGCACTATGACATGTACGCCGGCCCGCATTTCGCCGGCATCATCGGGCGTCAGATCGCCTGGTTCAACGATCACCTGTAAGACCGTCTCCCCCCTGGCGCAGGAATGCCACCAGCCGCTGCGCCGGCAGCGGCAGCTGCGCCCGTTCACGTACCACAATCGACAGGTTCCGGGTCGCCCAGTCGTCCGTGAGCGGCAGAGCGCCATGCCGGATCTCCGGATGGCGTTGGGCGCTCTCTTCCGGCACCACCGCCAGCCCGGCGCCGCGCAGCACCATGCGGCAGATGGCGTCGAAATTAGCGGCGCGCGCCCGTAGCCGCATCGGGCCGCCGCTGCGTATCGCCAGCTGCTCCAGATGCTGTTGCAGCGCGCTCTGTTCCGGCAGGCCGATGAAATCAAAAGGCAGGGCATCCGCAAAGCTGAGTGGGCGGCGGCCGCTGAGCGCATGCCCCGGCGGCAGCGCCAGCACCAGACGATCCTGCCGGAAGGGGTAGCTTGCCAGCCCGCGCAGATCGGCGTGATCCGCCACGATGCCGATATCCGCCGCCCGTTCGGCGATCGCCTGCGCGATGGCCGGGCTGGGCAGCTCCTCCAGTGCGATGTCAGTGTGCGGGTGCAGCACCAGAAAATCCGCCAACAGCTCCGGCAAAAAGGCGTCGGCGGCGACGGTATTGGCGACGATGCGCAGCTGGCTGCGCTGGCCCGGCGCAAACTCGGCCATGTCACCGCGCAGCAGGTCGCGCTGCTGCAGCAGCACGCGCGCGTGTTGCAACAGGCGCTCACCGGCGGGCGTCGCCTGGACGCCGCGTGGATTGCGCGTCAGCAGCGCCACGCCGGCCTGTTGCTCCAGCCCGCGCATGCGTGCGCTGGCGGCGGCCAGCGACAGCGCGACGCGCTCGGCGCCGGCGGTGATGCTGCCGGTCTCAAGCACCGCCGCCAACAGTCGCAGATCGATAAAGTCAAAATGCATGCGTTCTTCCTCTGTTTTTGCCGCAGGCAGGCTCTGCCATTGCCGCATTGTGCCGCGCCGTGCCGCCGGCCACAATCGGGCCGTTGATTGCCATAAGGATAGACGTATGCCGCTGACGTTACTCGAGATTATCGCCCTGACGGGCATTTTTACGCTGGCCGGCACGGTCAAGGGAGCGATCGGCCTGGGCTTGCCGACGGTGTCGATGGGGCTGCTCAGCCTGATGATGCCGCCGGGACAGGCCGCCGCGCTGCTGCTGTTGCCTTCGCTGGTCACCAATCTGTGGCAGTTGCTGTGCGGGCCGCGACTGGGGCCGCTGTGCCGCCGGCTCTGGCCGATGATGCTGTGCGTCACGCTGGGCACGTTGCTGAGCGCCGGCGCGCTCACCGCTACCGACGGCCGCCTGGCGCCGCTGGCGCTGGGCGTTTGCCTGATCGGCTATGCGCTGTTGGGATTCACCCGTTTCGATTGGCGCGTTTCCGCCACGGCGGAGCCTTGGCTGGGGCCGCTGTGCGGCCTGGTGACCGGTGCGCTGACCGGCGCCACCGGCGTATTCGTCATACCGGCGGTGCCCTATCTGAACGCATTGGGCCTGGCGCGTGACGATCTGGTGCAGGCGCTGGGGCTGTCGTTCACCGTCTCGACGCTGGCGCTGGCCGCCGGATTAGCCTGGCATCAAGCGCTGCCCGGCGCGCTGCTCGGTGGTTCGCTGTTGGCGCTGTTGCCGGCGTTGGCCGGCATGTGGCTGGGCGGTATCGTACGTCGTCACAGCAGTCCGCTGATTTTTCGTCGCCTTTTCTTTATTGGGTTATTAATCTTGGGCGTTGAGATTGTTTGGCGTTCAATTAATTAAATCGATAGCACTTATGTGTAATTAGGTCAGGTATATTATTCTGTATTTTATTCTAATATGATTATTTCCAGCATTGAGAATACACTTTCAGTCATTCTTGTCAAAAAACAGCCCTTGTGGCAGCGGTTACGGAGCCAGTGGTTTCTGGGGGAATGGCAGCTCTACAGGAAATGGGTATGGCGGCAATGGCACTGGACCGAGAGAGGCCAGAGAATCCGGAACCAAACGCTAATTAACCGCTGCAATCCTAGCGCAGAAGTAAAATTCTGTGCTTTTATGGGGGATATGATGAGTAAATATGTTGTTTTTATAAAGAGTGATGAATCAAGGGTGCTGAGAAAGGAAGTGGTTACACGAGAAATAATTAAAGATATGAAGCAAAAGGGGTTCAGAAAGCATCATGTTGAAGTAGACGCTGAGAACGAGAATGATGCCATTAACAAACTAAATAAGAACAGCAATGACTATTTGGACTCATTGAGAAACTTTTCCGGTGATTTATTGCTCTGTTCTATTTTTATCATTACTATGGTCATGGTTTATTTATTCAGATGAGCCATAATCCAGTTTTGAATCATTCAATTTTTTATACTATACGATTGCCCGCTAACCCCCCAATAAGGCTCAGGCCTGCGGTCCACCTCAAATGGTCTCCTGCATGCCGGAGAGGATGCCTTTGCCGATTTTGCTCTCCCGTTCTTTATACCCGCCGTGGGCGATGACCCTGCCTTTGCCGTGCGTGAGGTCGCAGCGCTTGCACGCTTTCAACACCCGTTGTTTCACTCGATAGCGGCGTCGCCCTGGCCGTAGAGGCGGCAAAAAAGTGGTGCAGGCAATGAACGGTGCTGGGGCCAGGCTATTTTTTCTGCCCGCTCCGGTTTTCAATTTACGGCGCGGCGTATTGCGCGATATTCTGGTTTTCTGATGGGCTAACGGCGGATGAGGGAACCATGACAGACAGCCAGGCGTTTGAACAACAAAGCCTCGACAATCTGCTGAGCTATTGGCGGCGCCATCGCCGCCTGCCGGGCGCGCGCTATCCGGCCGGGCCGACCGACAGCCTGTGCGACGTGCCGGGCGTCAGCGTCGGGCATCACACCCTGACCGATGGCGAATGCCAGACCGGCGTCACCGCTATCGTGCCGCCGGGCGATCTGTTCAACCAGCCGCTGCCGTGCGGCAGCGCGGTGCTCAACGGCTTCGCCAAGCCGCTGGGATTGGTGCAATTGAATGAGCTGGGGGAGTTGCAGACGCCTATTCTGCTGAGCAACACCTTCGCCGTCGGCACGCTGTTCAACGCCATGGTGCGGCGCAGCTGCCTGCGCTACCCGCAGATCGGCCGCGGCAGCGCCACCATCAATCCGCTGGTGCTGGAGTGTAACGACGGCTACCTCAACGATATTCAGGCGATGGCGGTGCGCGAGGAGCACGTCTTCAGCGCGCTGGATAACCATTCCACCCGCTTTGCGCGCGGCAGCGTCGGCGCCGGGCGCGGCATGAGTAGCTTCGGCCTGAAGGGCGGCATCGGCACCGCCTCGCGCTATTGCCCGGGATTAGGCACCATGCTCGGCGTGCTGGTGCTGGCCAACTTCGGCACCCTCGACTCGCTGACGCTGAGCGGCGTGCGCGTTGGCCCGGCGCTGGGTAAGCTGTTGGCGGATCCGCCGCCGCAGGTGGACGCCGGCTCGGTCATTATCATCATCGCCTGCGATCGGGCGCTGGACAGTCGCCAGCTGAACCGCATCGCCCGCCGAGCGGGTGCGGGCCTGGGGCGGGTGGGTAGCCATTGGGGGCACGGCTCCGGCGATATCGCGCTGGCGTTTTCCACCCGGTTGCTGGGGGCCACGCTGCCGGACGAACGGCTGGAGCCGCTGTTTGCAGCGGCGGCGGACGCCACCGAATACGCGGTGCTGGATGCGTTGCTGAGCGCCGAGGGCGTCAGCGGTTTCCAGCAGCATGCGCGCGCAGCGCTGGGCCCGCTGCTCGATCGGCTGGCGGCGGCAACGTAAATAACGGGAGTGTGATGTGAAAGTCTTTATCTCTGCGGATATCGAAGGCATTGCCGGCGTGATGCGGCCGGAGCAGTGCAACCCGGCCCACGCCGACTATGCGGCGGCGCGCGAGCTGATGGAGCAGGAGGTTAACGCCGCCATCGATGGCGCTTTCGCTGGCGGGGCCACCGAGGTGACGGTGGCCGACAGCCACGCCAT is part of the Serratia marcescens genome and encodes:
- the uilS gene encoding UilS family quorum-quenching N-acyl-homoserine lactonase, with product MALTTHKMESGLAVTVRLPDNPAKVPAIILCHGFCGIQELLLPAFAEAFVNAGFAAVTFDYRGFGASEGERGRLVPALQIEDILAVSRWVQTQPQIDSERIGLWGTSFGGCHVFGAAAADPAIKCVVSQLAFADGETIVTGKMAADEKQAFIATLDKMAEKKQATGKEMFVAVTRVLSDDESKAFFEENKARYPAMDIKIPFLTVRETLRYQPRDNAARVTCPALVVVAGGDTVNPPEQGIALYEAVGSAKKALHVEQNAKHYDMYAGPHFAGIIGRQIAWFNDHL
- a CDS encoding LysR substrate-binding domain-containing protein; protein product: MHFDFIDLRLLAAVLETGSITAGAERVALSLAAASARMRGLEQQAGVALLTRNPRGVQATPAGERLLQHARVLLQQRDLLRGDMAEFAPGQRSQLRIVANTVAADAFLPELLADFLVLHPHTDIALEELPSPAIAQAIAERAADIGIVADHADLRGLASYPFRQDRLVLALPPGHALSGRRPLSFADALPFDFIGLPEQSALQQHLEQLAIRSGGPMRLRARAANFDAICRMVLRGAGLAVVPEESAQRHPEIRHGALPLTDDWATRNLSIVVRERAQLPLPAQRLVAFLRQGGDGLTGDR
- a CDS encoding sulfite exporter TauE/SafE family protein, whose protein sequence is MPLTLLEIIALTGIFTLAGTVKGAIGLGLPTVSMGLLSLMMPPGQAAALLLLPSLVTNLWQLLCGPRLGPLCRRLWPMMLCVTLGTLLSAGALTATDGRLAPLALGVCLIGYALLGFTRFDWRVSATAEPWLGPLCGLVTGALTGATGVFVIPAVPYLNALGLARDDLVQALGLSFTVSTLALAAGLAWHQALPGALLGGSLLALLPALAGMWLGGIVRRHSSPLIFRRLFFIGLLILGVEIVWRSIN
- a CDS encoding P1 family peptidase, with the protein product MTDSQAFEQQSLDNLLSYWRRHRRLPGARYPAGPTDSLCDVPGVSVGHHTLTDGECQTGVTAIVPPGDLFNQPLPCGSAVLNGFAKPLGLVQLNELGELQTPILLSNTFAVGTLFNAMVRRSCLRYPQIGRGSATINPLVLECNDGYLNDIQAMAVREEHVFSALDNHSTRFARGSVGAGRGMSSFGLKGGIGTASRYCPGLGTMLGVLVLANFGTLDSLTLSGVRVGPALGKLLADPPPQVDAGSVIIIIACDRALDSRQLNRIARRAGAGLGRVGSHWGHGSGDIALAFSTRLLGATLPDERLEPLFAAAADATEYAVLDALLSAEGVSGFQQHARAALGPLLDRLAAAT